The Pyxidicoccus sp. MSG2 DNA segment GACCTGCTCGGCCTCGCGTGCTTCGCGCGCGTCGTGGAGCACCGCTCCTTCACCCAGGCGGCCACGGCGCTCGGGGTGTCGAAGTCCGTGGTCAGCGCACGCGTGGCCCGGCTGGAGTCCCGAGTCGGCGAGCGGCTGCTCATCCGCACCACGCGCAAGCTCACCGTCACCGACGCGGGCCTGGGCGTGTATGCGCACTGCGCGCGGATGCTCCAGGAGGCAGGGGCCGCCACGCGCGGTGCGTCCGATGCGGGCCGGGGGACCTTGCGCCTCAACGTGCCCGTCAGCTTCGCGCAGCTGTACCTCGCCGCGCCGCTGGCCCGGTTCCTCGCCGCGCACCCGGACACCACCGTGGACGTCGTGCTGAGCGACAGGCTCGTGGACCTCGTGGAGGAGCGCGTGGACGTGGCCCTCCGGATTACCCGCCTGCGCGACTCCAGCCTCGTGGCCCGCAAGCTGGCCACCACGTCGCTGCACGTGTGCGCGGCGCCTGAGTACCTGAAGCGGCGGGGGACTCCCGAGCGGCCCGAGGACCTCATCCACCACGACTGCCTGCGCTACACGCACCTGCGCACCGAGGACGAGTGGCGCTTCTATGGCCCGGAAGGGCGCATCCGCGTGCCCGTGTCCGGCTCGCTGGCCACGGGCAACGGCACCATGCTCCGCGAGGCCTCGGCCCAGGGCATCGGGCTCGCCATGCTGCCGCGCTTCATGGTGGACGAGGACCTGCGCTCCGGCCGGCTCGTCACCGTGCTCGACGACTTCGCGCCCCGGCCCCTGGGCATCTACGCCGTCCATGCGTCCGGCCGGACTCCCGCCCCGCGCCTGCGGGCCCTGCTCGATGTGCTGGCCGCGGAGTTCCGCTCCCCACGGTGGGGATGATTGTTCTGCTGGGAGAACGATTCGTTCGCGAGCCGCCCCTTCCGGCGCGGTGGTGAGGACGGCATTCCATGGAGCGTCCGAGGGGAATTCGTCCCCTCTCGCTTCGAGGAGTCGCCGTCATGAGCCGCATCGAGTCCTTCCTGTCCTCTGCTTCCGCTCGCGACGCGGGCGCCACCGTGCTCCGTGTCGCCCTGGGCGCGGTGTTCCTCGCGCACGCGGGTGCCAAGGCGTTCATCTTCACCTTCGCGGGCACGGCGCAGTTCTTCGAGGCCCACGGCTTCCCCGGGTGGACCGCGTGGCCCGTGTTCCTGGCGGAGCTGCTCGGCGGGCTGGCGCTGGTGGCCGGGTTCCGCACACGCCTCGTGGCGCTCGGGCTGGTGCCGGTGATGCTCGGCGCGCTCAAGCCTCATGTCGCCAACGGGTGGATGTTCACCAACACTGGTGGCGGCTGGGAGTACGTCGCGTTCCTCATCCTCGCGCTGGTGACGCAGGCGCTGATTGGCAGCGGGGCGTTCGCGTTCGACGGCGCGCGGGCGCGGCGCACGGCTCCGTCCGGCCGCACGGCGAGCGTGGTGGGGTGAGGGACGCTCATCCCGGAGGGCACGGGCGCGCAGGCTTGGGGCCCACCGGGGCATGGACAGACGTCGCGGCCCCGTCACCGCGTCGCCCCGCGGACAACGCACATGCACTCCTGGCCTTCAAACGAGGAGTCCTGCTTGCGGGCGCGCCGGGTTCCATTGAGGATGCCGGCGGGGCCGCCAAGCAAAGCAGGGATGCAGATGCGTAAACTGACAATGTTGCTGCTCTGGGCCGCATGGCTGGGCTGCAGTTCGGGTGGGGCGGACTCCAAGGAAGGCACGCCACAGGATGCGGGGCCGGACGACGTGACGGTGGCGGAGTGCGTGGCGTCCGAGATGCCCACCTGCTGCCGGGAGTGCTCGGACATCCTCACGCAGCCTGTGTGCACCGACGGGAGCTGGAGCTGCCCGGCGGGCTCGACGGACGAACGGCAGTGTCCGAGCAGTCCGGACCAGCTTGCGTGCTCGCCGCCCATCCATCCGCAGGCGACGTATACGTATCCGGGCTGCGCCAACGAGGACTACCACTGCCCGCGCCTGAAGACGGCGTACTGCGCGCTGGAGAGCCTCCGCGCGGAGCACGCCGCGTGCGAGCAGGACGAGGACTGCGTGGCGGCCACCCTCGACGGCCGTTGCACGGGTTCCGGGACGTGCCCGCCGCCCATGGTGAACACCGCCGGCCGCGCGGACTTCGAGACCCGGGCCGCCGCGGAAGTGGCTCGCTACTGCACCGGGTCCCCCATCTGCGTCAGCAGTGGCTCGTGCGCCTATCCGTCCTTCGTCCCCCGCTGCCGGCAGGGACGCTGCGTGGCGGAGGTGCCCTGAGCTTCGCCTCCGTGAAGGTCTATCTGTTTCGTGCCTTCATCTTGATGCGAACGTGATGGAACCGTGAGGAAGGGACGGGCGCGGCGTGGGACAGTCCTCCCATGCTCGCGCTCTTCCCAATGGGGGTCGGGAGGCGGTCTCGCGGGCACTGCTGTCTCATGACAGTGCCCGCGCCGCGCCCCAGGACCTTGGAGCTGGGGCCTGCTGGCCAGGCAGGCCCTGGACGTGAGCAGCAGTGCCCGCGTGTCCCGTCAGGCGGCTCTCCCGATTTCACCGTCAATGACAGACACGCACGCGGGCCGTGAGTCCCCCGCCCAGGGTATCCCTTCTGAACTTCGACGGCCGGGTGACCCGCCGCGCCGCGGATGGGCGTGAGCTGTGGGGCCATACCCCGGAGGGCTCGTTCCCGTTCACGCAGGGCCTCGCGGTGAGCGCCAGCGGGCACGTCTACGCGCTGGTGAGCCTGGGCTCCCCCGAGACCACGCGGCAGCTCGAGCTCATCTCGCTCACGCCCGAGGGGACCGAGCGCTGGAGCGTGCTCTTCAGTGATGGCGATTTCAATTACTCCTCTGGCCTGGGGGTGGACCCCGAGGGGCGGGTCTACGTGTCCGGCACCGCGTACACGCGCGGTGGGACGCCCGAGCAGCACATCTTCCTGAAGAGCTACCACCAGAAGTTCACCACCGAGGGCTCTCGGGTGTGGGCGACGGCCAGCTCCTGGTACGACTTCGCCGTCAGCCCCACGGGGGAGACGAGCTCCTTTACCTCCATCAGCCTTTCGGCTCCGGGGGGCTTCACGCACCACTGGGTGGGAACGGATGGGAATGTGCAGTGGAGCGCCTCGTCCTCGAGCGGGCCGGGCGTCGTCCTCGCGCAGACCTTCTCGTCCACGGGCGCGCTGCTCATCGGCGGGTATGAGGCGATTGCCAACAGCTCCAATGCGGGCAGGGGCTGGTTCTCGTTGATGAACCTGCAGACGCGGACCCCAGGCCCCGTCACCCATGTCAGCATGTCCGGAGGCGCCGGGACGCGGGTCACCCGGCTCGCCTTCACCTCCACCGGGAACGTCGTGGTGAGCGGTGGCGGCAACCCGGGGACCACCGGGGGCTTCGTCCGCGTGTACGACGCCCGCATGCTCTCGGGCAACTGAGGCTCAGGGCGCCGCGGACCACGCCTCCACCTGCGCCGCGCGCGCCCGCTCCAGCTCCGTGCCCACCTTCACCGGGTACGGTGGCCTCGCGGGCGCCAGCGCGCGCACCTCGCGCGGGAGCCGTGACACCTCCCGCCTCGCGCGGGCCCGCACGTCCGCCAGCGGCGGGGAGGCTCCGGGCAGCCGCTTCCCCGCGCGCATCACCGGACGGAGCAGCGGCCTTCCCTGCACCACGTCTCCGCGCCGGGTGAGGACATCCCCGCGCGCCACGCCGTCCTTCTCCTGCCGGTACACCTGCTTCGCGCCCGGCAGGAGCACCTTCCCCTCGGACAGCTTCACGCGCTCGCGGCCCGCGTACTCCACCAGCTTGTACGCCATGTCCAGCGAGGGCGCGTCCGCGGACACGCCCATCGCCGTCCCCACTCCGAAGGTGTCGATGGGCGCGCCGTGCGCGACGAGCCTCGCGACAGCGTCCTCGTCCAGCCCGCCGCTGGCGACGAGCCGCACCGCGTGCAGCCCCGCCTCGTCCAGCATCTCCCGCGCCGCGCGCGACAGCGCCAGCAGGTCACCCGAGTCCAGCCGCAGCGCGCGCACCTGGAAGTCCTCGCCCCGCTCGCGCGCCAGGCGGATGGCGTGCTGCACCCCATGCAGCGTGTCGTAGGTGTCCACCAGCAGCGTCGCGTCCGGGTACACGCGCGTGAAGGCGCGGAAGGCCTCCAACTCGTCGTCGTGCGCCTGCACGTAGCTGTG contains these protein-coding regions:
- a CDS encoding LysR family transcriptional regulator; the protein is MGVGPDPERGAVARAPAFIGLAPPWQSVPVSEPLFDDLLGLACFARVVEHRSFTQAATALGVSKSVVSARVARLESRVGERLLIRTTRKLTVTDAGLGVYAHCARMLQEAGAATRGASDAGRGTLRLNVPVSFAQLYLAAPLARFLAAHPDTTVDVVLSDRLVDLVEERVDVALRITRLRDSSLVARKLATTSLHVCAAPEYLKRRGTPERPEDLIHHDCLRYTHLRTEDEWRFYGPEGRIRVPVSGSLATGNGTMLREASAQGIGLAMLPRFMVDEDLRSGRLVTVLDDFAPRPLGIYAVHASGRTPAPRLRALLDVLAAEFRSPRWG
- a CDS encoding DoxX family protein → MSRIESFLSSASARDAGATVLRVALGAVFLAHAGAKAFIFTFAGTAQFFEAHGFPGWTAWPVFLAELLGGLALVAGFRTRLVALGLVPVMLGALKPHVANGWMFTNTGGGWEYVAFLILALVTQALIGSGAFAFDGARARRTAPSGRTASVVG
- a CDS encoding nicotinate phosphoribosyltransferase, with the translated sequence MEDGAALLTDLYQLTMAEAYLDEGLWDEAVFSLFVRRLPEHRNYLLAAGLEDALDVLERLRFRAEDLDWMASLGRFSDRLLGWLERFRFSGDVDAVPEGTPVFAQEPLLEVRAPLPEAQLVETYLLNQVHLQTLAASKATRVVEAAAGRPVMEFGLRRIHGADAGLKVARAAYVAGVDSTSNVLAGKRYGIPVAGTMAHSYVQAHDDELEAFRAFTRVYPDATLLVDTYDTLHGVQHAIRLARERGEDFQVRALRLDSGDLLALSRAAREMLDEAGLHAVRLVASGGLDEDAVARLVAHGAPIDTFGVGTAMGVSADAPSLDMAYKLVEYAGRERVKLSEGKVLLPGAKQVYRQEKDGVARGDVLTRRGDVVQGRPLLRPVMRAGKRLPGASPPLADVRARARREVSRLPREVRALAPARPPYPVKVGTELERARAAQVEAWSAAP